One genomic region from Streptomyces sp. NBC_00582 encodes:
- a CDS encoding TerD family protein — MTVNMTKGQAISLQKNDGGSLTAVRMGLGWQAAPRRGLFGSRTREIDLDASAVLFADKQPVDVVFFRHLVSDDGSVRHTGDNLVGGVGQGGDDEAILVDLARVPVHIDQIVFTVNSFTGQTFQEVQNAFCRLVDETNGQELARYTLAGGGGYTAQIMAKVHRAGSGWTMTALGAPANGRTFQDLMPALVPLL, encoded by the coding sequence GTGACCGTCAACATGACCAAGGGCCAGGCCATCAGTCTGCAGAAGAACGACGGGGGCAGCCTGACCGCGGTCCGCATGGGTCTCGGTTGGCAGGCGGCCCCGCGGCGCGGCCTGTTCGGCTCCCGCACCCGGGAGATCGACCTCGACGCCTCCGCCGTCCTGTTCGCGGACAAGCAGCCCGTCGACGTCGTCTTCTTCCGTCACCTGGTGAGCGACGACGGCTCCGTGCGGCACACCGGTGACAACCTCGTCGGCGGCGTCGGCCAGGGCGGCGACGACGAGGCGATCCTGGTCGACCTCGCGCGCGTCCCGGTCCACATCGACCAGATCGTCTTCACCGTGAACTCCTTCACGGGCCAGACCTTCCAGGAGGTGCAGAACGCCTTCTGCCGTCTGGTCGACGAGACCAACGGCCAGGAGCTGGCGCGCTACACGCTCGCGGGCGGCGGTGGCTACACGGCCCAGATCATGGCCAAGGTGCACCGCGCGGGCTCCGGCTGGACGATGACGGCCCTCGGTGCCCCGGCCAACGGCCGTACCTTCCAGGACCTGATGCCCGCCCTCGTTCCGCTCCTGTAA
- a CDS encoding TerC family protein, whose amino-acid sequence MDVSLNLWVLTIVGLAALIAVDFFIGRKPHDVSIKEAGIWTVVWIALAGLFGLGLLVFGGGQPAGEFFAGFITEKSLSVDNLFVFVLIMAKFAVPSQYQQRVLLIGVLIALVLRAVFIAAGAAILASFAWVFYLFGAFLIWTAWKLIQEARADEEDEEFEENKLLKAVERRFGVADRYHGTKLWIEQNGKRVMTPMLVVMLAIGTTDVLFALDSIPAIFGLTQDPYIVFTANAFALMGLRQLYFLIGGLLRKLVHLSYGLSIILGFIGVKLVLHALHESGVHVPEISIPVSLGVICSVLIVTTITSLRASRKQAAAETAQSESEGAPKDSIQA is encoded by the coding sequence GTGGATGTTTCCCTGAACCTGTGGGTTCTGACCATCGTGGGTCTGGCCGCCCTGATCGCGGTCGACTTCTTCATCGGCCGCAAGCCGCATGACGTGTCGATCAAGGAAGCGGGCATCTGGACCGTCGTCTGGATCGCCCTGGCCGGACTCTTCGGCCTCGGCCTGCTCGTCTTCGGCGGAGGCCAGCCCGCCGGAGAGTTCTTCGCCGGCTTCATCACCGAGAAGTCGCTCAGTGTCGACAACCTCTTCGTCTTCGTCCTGATCATGGCGAAGTTCGCGGTCCCGTCGCAGTACCAGCAGCGGGTCCTGCTGATAGGCGTCCTCATAGCCCTGGTCCTGCGGGCCGTCTTCATCGCCGCGGGCGCCGCGATCCTCGCCAGCTTCGCCTGGGTGTTCTACCTCTTCGGCGCCTTCCTCATCTGGACCGCCTGGAAGCTCATCCAGGAGGCCCGCGCCGACGAGGAGGACGAGGAGTTCGAGGAGAACAAGCTGCTCAAGGCCGTCGAGCGCAGGTTCGGCGTCGCCGACCGCTACCACGGCACCAAGCTGTGGATCGAGCAGAACGGCAAGCGGGTCATGACCCCGATGCTCGTCGTGATGCTCGCGATCGGCACCACCGACGTCCTGTTCGCCCTCGACTCCATCCCGGCGATCTTCGGCCTCACCCAGGACCCGTACATCGTCTTCACCGCCAACGCCTTCGCGCTCATGGGCCTCAGGCAGCTCTACTTCCTCATCGGCGGCCTGCTGAGGAAGCTGGTCCACCTCAGCTACGGCCTGTCGATCATCCTGGGCTTCATCGGCGTCAAGCTCGTGCTCCACGCACTGCACGAGTCGGGTGTCCACGTCCCCGAGATCAGCATCCCGGTCTCGCTCGGCGTCATCTGCTCCGTCCTGATCGTCACCACGATCACCAGCCTGCGGGCCTCCAGGAAGCAGGCGGCGGCCGAGACGGCGCAGAGCGAGAGCGAAGGCGCTCCGAAGGACAGCATCCAGGCCTGA
- a CDS encoding calcium:proton antiporter, with product MIARLRTLTTRWTSLVPVLAVVLLVLTWGRDLPAAVVALVTVILAGSVLAAVHHAEVVAHRVGEPFGSLVLAIAVTVIEVALIVTLMVDGGDKSSTLARDTVFAAVMITCNGVVGVCLLVASLRHGTAVFNPEGTGAALATVATLATLSLVLPTFTTSKPGPEFSTVQLTFAALSSLILYGLFVATQTVRHRDYFLPVTRQGEAITADDHLGAPSDRAALISLGLLGLALIGVVGLAKGVSPTIESGVEAAGLHHAVVGVVIALLVLLPETIAALRSARRDRVQTSLNLALGSAMASIGLTIPAVALASVWLSGPLVLGLGATYMVLLALTVVVASLTVVPGRATPLQGGVHLVLFLAYLELAINP from the coding sequence ATGATCGCTCGGCTCAGGACGCTCACCACCCGGTGGACGAGCCTCGTGCCGGTGCTCGCAGTCGTTCTCCTGGTCCTGACCTGGGGCCGCGACCTGCCGGCGGCGGTCGTCGCGCTGGTCACCGTGATCCTCGCCGGATCCGTCCTGGCCGCCGTGCACCATGCCGAGGTCGTCGCCCACCGGGTCGGCGAACCCTTCGGCTCCCTCGTCCTCGCGATCGCCGTGACGGTCATCGAGGTCGCCCTGATCGTGACCCTGATGGTGGACGGCGGCGACAAGAGCTCGACCCTGGCGAGGGACACGGTCTTCGCCGCCGTGATGATCACCTGCAACGGTGTGGTCGGCGTGTGTCTCCTCGTCGCCTCCCTGCGCCACGGCACGGCCGTGTTCAACCCCGAGGGGACGGGCGCCGCCCTGGCCACCGTGGCGACGCTGGCCACGCTCAGTCTGGTCCTGCCGACCTTCACCACCAGCAAACCGGGGCCCGAGTTCTCCACCGTCCAGCTCACCTTCGCCGCGCTGTCCTCGCTGATCCTCTACGGCCTGTTCGTGGCGACCCAGACCGTCCGGCACCGCGACTACTTCCTGCCGGTCACCCGCCAGGGAGAAGCGATCACCGCCGACGACCACCTGGGAGCGCCGTCCGACCGGGCCGCGCTCATCAGCCTCGGACTGCTGGGCCTCGCCCTGATCGGCGTGGTCGGACTGGCGAAGGGCGTCTCGCCCACGATCGAGTCCGGGGTGGAGGCGGCCGGCCTGCACCACGCCGTCGTCGGGGTGGTCATCGCCCTGCTGGTGCTGCTCCCCGAGACCATCGCCGCACTGCGCTCCGCCCGCCGCGACCGTGTGCAGACCAGCCTCAACCTCGCCCTCGGCTCCGCCATGGCCAGCATCGGCCTGACGATCCCCGCGGTCGCCCTCGCCTCCGTCTGGCTCTCCGGCCCGCTCGTCCTCGGCCTCGGCGCCACCTACATGGTCCTGCTCGCGCTGACCGTCGTGGTCGCCTCCCTGACCGTGGTGCCGGGACGGGCCACCCCGCTGCAGGGCGGTGTGCATCTCGTGCTGTTCCTGGCCTACCTGGAGCTGGCGATCAACCCCTGA
- a CDS encoding TerD family protein — MTAELVRGQNHPLSTVRLEIRISAGTPVVAAATLSDENGRAQGVEWVAHPGSPTLPGLEVSRQAAADHRLAVDLDAMPASVHRVNVLLSLPSGDGRGPASFGSVPAPAVKVTGLDGAEVATYTVTGLSAESAVVALELYRRQGAWKVRAVGQGYAGGLAELLTDQGLPQAHQLAAGINDAVAQGLARSVPAPPPRTTDNDRSRQAAASATGSGHPAGTTSSTVPTGGPTGPVPTGPAPTGPVPTGPGATGSVPTDPAATQSTSPTPPTAGGPVDYVHPRRQNAAPPPPPPTAPPAQPGQPAPPVAGDATGWSMEERLYNQVWGMFEDLARTTAAYRSAVDFADTRMERELDQVLSDPRSRIGGQGDAAREAAQARHIQLVDQAREALERDLTQLGAESDVVEPALPPAYARWDNPVWHGYRVPMELPMALRLGDLHLPESDPLRIPMLVRLPLERGLWIDSGSTGSSEETFVDSHELRHLALVSAVAHTARLLAVYPAGEFTVHVIDPAGSGATAFAPLVQAGVLAAPPAAGAAGVADVLGRLTQRVDLVQMAVRGGAADSLPPGFDTSQQLLVVNDFPHGFDDRAVNQLRYLADEGPAVGVHLMLVADREDAAGYGPLLDPLWRGLLRLTPVPDDHLADPWVGHAWTYEPALVPPGSQVLQQVLAQVAIARTKRT; from the coding sequence ATGACGGCCGAGCTGGTGCGGGGGCAGAACCACCCGCTCTCCACGGTTCGCCTAGAGATCAGGATCTCGGCCGGCACACCGGTCGTGGCCGCGGCCACGCTCAGCGACGAGAACGGCAGGGCACAGGGCGTCGAATGGGTGGCCCACCCCGGCTCCCCGACCCTGCCGGGTCTCGAGGTCTCCCGACAGGCGGCCGCCGATCACCGGCTTGCGGTGGACCTGGACGCCATGCCGGCGAGCGTGCACCGTGTCAACGTCCTGCTCTCCCTGCCCTCGGGCGACGGGAGAGGCCCGGCCAGCTTCGGTTCCGTCCCGGCCCCCGCCGTCAAGGTCACCGGTCTCGACGGCGCCGAGGTCGCCACCTACACCGTCACCGGGCTGAGCGCCGAGTCGGCGGTCGTCGCGCTGGAGCTCTACCGACGTCAGGGCGCCTGGAAGGTGCGCGCCGTCGGCCAGGGGTACGCGGGCGGCCTCGCCGAGCTCCTCACCGACCAGGGTTTGCCGCAGGCGCATCAGCTCGCGGCCGGCATCAACGACGCGGTGGCCCAGGGCCTGGCCCGCTCGGTCCCGGCCCCACCACCCCGTACGACCGACAACGACCGTTCCCGGCAGGCAGCCGCGTCCGCCACCGGGAGCGGCCACCCGGCCGGCACGACGTCGAGCACGGTGCCGACGGGCGGGCCCACCGGCCCGGTACCGACCGGTCCGGCCCCGACAGGCCCCGTGCCGACGGGTCCCGGAGCGACGGGTTCCGTGCCGACGGACCCCGCCGCCACCCAGTCCACCTCTCCGACCCCGCCCACCGCGGGCGGCCCGGTCGACTACGTCCATCCCCGTCGGCAGAACGCAGCGCCTCCGCCGCCCCCGCCCACCGCGCCGCCGGCCCAGCCGGGGCAGCCCGCCCCGCCCGTCGCGGGCGACGCGACCGGCTGGTCGATGGAGGAGCGGCTCTACAACCAGGTCTGGGGCATGTTCGAGGACCTGGCCCGCACCACGGCCGCCTACCGCAGCGCCGTCGACTTCGCCGACACCCGCATGGAGAGGGAACTGGACCAGGTCCTGTCCGACCCGCGCAGCAGGATCGGCGGCCAGGGGGACGCGGCCCGCGAGGCGGCGCAGGCCCGGCACATCCAGCTCGTCGACCAGGCCAGGGAAGCACTGGAGCGGGACCTCACCCAGCTCGGCGCCGAGTCAGACGTCGTGGAACCGGCGCTGCCCCCGGCCTACGCCCGCTGGGACAACCCGGTCTGGCACGGCTATCGCGTCCCCATGGAGCTGCCCATGGCGCTGCGCCTGGGCGACCTCCACCTGCCCGAGAGCGATCCGCTGCGCATCCCGATGCTGGTCCGCCTCCCGCTGGAACGCGGGCTGTGGATCGACAGCGGCAGCACGGGGTCGTCCGAGGAGACGTTCGTCGACTCCCATGAGCTGCGGCACCTCGCCCTGGTCTCGGCCGTGGCCCACACCGCCCGGTTGCTGGCGGTGTATCCGGCGGGCGAGTTCACCGTGCACGTCATCGACCCGGCCGGGTCGGGGGCGACGGCGTTCGCGCCGCTCGTCCAGGCCGGGGTGCTCGCGGCCCCGCCCGCCGCGGGCGCCGCGGGGGTGGCGGACGTCCTGGGCCGGCTGACCCAGCGCGTCGACCTGGTGCAGATGGCGGTGCGCGGAGGCGCCGCCGACTCCCTCCCACCCGGCTTCGACACCTCCCAGCAGCTCCTGGTCGTCAACGACTTCCCGCACGGCTTCGACGACCGCGCCGTGAACCAGCTCCGCTACCTCGCGGACGAGGGCCCCGCCGTCGGTGTGCATCTGATGCTGGTCGCCGACCGCGAGGACGCCGCCGGTTACGGTCCGTTGCTGGACCCGCTGTGGCGCGGGCTGCTCCGGCTGACCCCGGTGCCCGACGACCACCTCGCCGACCCCTGGGTGGGGCACGCCTGGACGTACGAGCCGGCGCTCGTGCCGCCCGGCAGTCAGGTGCTCCAGCAGGTGCTGGCCCAGGTGGCGATCGCCCGCACCAAGCGCACGTAA